TCGTCGGTGGCGGGGACAGCCGGAGGCATTGTCTCTTGAGAGACCGGATTTCGGAGTTCgtcgaggacgcagagatCCCCAGTCTCGCCGACATGTTCCGGCTCTGTGGGGTCGTAGCAGATTTCGTATCTCCTCTTGAAATTCGAGGCAACCACCTGAACGAAcatggagggagagaagaaacaaagtcTTCGCGGGGAGCCGGAAGGAGCGCGGCGAGATGTTGAAGCAAACCAGCGTCGAAAAGAGGAGGACAAGACGTTgacgaaagaaggagaagaaacaacgcaAAACGGAGAATGCCTccgaaagagcagaaaacCGATCTTgagcaaaggaagaaggaatgCCTCTCCACACATCGCAAACTTTTCAGCTCTGCTCTACTCGCCTCACCAGATAGATTTCTTCCCAGGAGacgctgcgcatgcagtcgagtTCGAGGAGCTCGCGAATCCGGACGTAGCCGTCTTCTCGCATTGGGAGCTTGAAGAGAGGCGCGCCATGTCTGAGAATGAAATTCAATTTTTTGATTAGCAAGTAACTTCTTCTCTCAAAAGAGACGCACTCGCCATCCGAAGCCACCGACGAAATCGACAGCCGCAGCGCCAAGTCCGGGCCGCTCTGTCGCGCTCTCTGAGCGGGTGCGAGAACCAAGTCCGAGGCCGCATGTGCGCGACCTGAGACAtctgttctcttccgcgtctctggaCTCCCAAGAAGACCTGCGAGGGCATCGGCAGGCGGCAACACCGTTGGCAGCGGGAGACCTGCGTATGCACAGGAAGCGATTGGAGACTTGGGCATCTCCAGTTGGGAcattcgcatgcagttcgtctctgcagagagacttCGTTCCCTGCCGATGGTGCTCGCCTCTTTGCGACGGCcgcatctctcttctccgccccGATCGTAGAGGTGACCGAGGCCTCGCTGTTGAATCTCTCCAGCCTCCTCCTCTTgactctttctccctctcacCTCCCGCGACTTCCTTAATCTTCCCTCGGCTCCCGCAACCTCAGTGAGGTGTGAGGCCTCTTGAGGAGGggacagcagagagggagacaactgagagggagacaactgagagggagacagcagagagggagacagcagagagggagacagtagagagggagacaactGAGAGAGGGGTGCTGAGGCGGAAGCGCCACCGTTGCGGGCCTCCTCCAGAGACGCTGAAGCGCCTGACAGATGCCGTGGAAGACTTCCACtagcgagagaagaggaacgaggagaagaagcttgcggagaagaagaaggagaagagcacTGTGAGTGGTGATGCGGGGGAACCGAGCGGGAGTTGCGTGACTGTAGCAGAAGAGCCCTCTGCGTACTGCTGGACGCAGGGTCTGAGCTGGTATGTTCGTCGTCACTggaagaggcgcagaagTCGCTCCGGGCGTCTCGGTTTAAAAACGTCTGTTTCGCTCCCCatctttcctccctttttccTCGGTCCTTTTTCTTGGCTTTGCTCTTTGCCATGCGCTCTCGCTGTGCCTGAAGTCGAGCCTCTCGCTGTTCCGCCATCGCCCGCGCATCGGAACgcgcttcgtcgtcttcttcctcggtccACATTTCATCTTCTCCACttgtcgcgtcttcttcgcttgtttcgctccctctctctggctCTCCCTCCGACTCGACGTCTCTGCGCTGCACCTCCAGGatcccctctcctctcgaaTCTCCTGGAAAGTCGGcgctctctcccgcctctctgctctcgagtctctgcgctctctcgCGCAGCGACAGGCCGTCGCTCGGCTCTCGGCCTGTGGGTTCTTCGTCCAGCCGCCGAGCCGCCTGTCGGTCGTCGCGCGTCTCGGCCTCGAACTCCGGAGTCGCCAGGAGCTCTGCGGCGACTGGGCAGAGGACCTGCGCCCAGCTCGCGTCCTCCTCAGGCGGCAGCGCAGGCGGGAGAGGACTCGTCAGCTcggcgagagacaccgaggagCCTTCAGTCCCTGGAAGGACTCCCGGCGGCAGAGGCAGGAGCCCGTcggcggcgagaggaaacgctcTGTCTCCGATGTGACGTTTTACGGAGACGTCCGACGCCTTCCCGCGAGACGGCGAATCCGAGTCACTACGAGGTATCTCTCTCGAGACTGTGGGGACCTGCTGCTCGCTTCCTGCTTCGAGCTGGCCCGGACTCTGACCAGTCCTTTGATCTCGCGCTTTTcggtcttcgccttcctcattgttctccgtcttctgcacTCCCCGAAACGCCGCGGGCGCGGTGCTGCTCTCTGACGTCTCCAGCCGGGCCGCCACACCTCCGGTCTGCTTTCCATCCGCAGGAAACGCGTTCTGTGAAGATGTCAtcgtctcgtcctctgcgcGTGGAAAACCTGCTTCTTTGCTCCTGCCGTCATCCGGACTCCCGAGGCAGACGCAACCAAGGCCTGCTGGGTCTCTGCGTCCGGATCGGTTCCACGGTCGacctctctcgtcctcagctccgtctccaccctctctcgctgtctctcctcgtttcgaGACACCGACCTCTCCCCTCTGGCCACCGCCGGACGCGATgggcggagacgagaaagaagcagagaaagacgcagaagaggaggaagaagcagatggaGGTTGATCTGGAGCACAGCACCGActggcttctctctggaggagagaaagcagatggggagaaggagaagagaggaaccaGCGTGGACGTCGAGGGTGCCCCGCGGTCTGGGAAGGAGCGtcgcgcgagaaggaggagcagcCATGgtaaagaggagaagaaggaaggagaggcagcatCACGGGGACCGAGCGGCGACGAGACTCCGGAGCCGGTGGAGGCGGTGCGAGGACATCGtgcgaggagagggagggaacggaaccgagagaaaactcagGAGGCCTCGACGGAACCTTCGAATgctgaagagcagagaactGAGGTGCTCCAGAGAGGTCCGTCGCGCGCAAGCGGTGGTCTTCAGAAAAGGCACTGCGGTCAGAggtggaagaaaacgagaaagaaccgGCGGGAGgacgaaaggaagaagaagagacagaagaggaggaagaggaagatggcGAAGAAGGGATTCCGCcattttctgtctgtgtctttgttGCTTCTTGTCGATCTTCTCTCGGTCGCGCTGCGACTGGAGAACGTTCCTGCATTCTGGGGGAGGCATGGGGGAACGTGGAGAccgagaacaggaagacgagagagaggaagcgagtcCACTTTGGAGAGGAATCAAGAGAGGAGAatgggagaagacgagcgaTGGCCGTcgacgaaaagagaaggctAGAGGCGACGCGAGTGCTCAGAGAGTCCCGGGCCAGTGGTGGCGGGTGGAAGTTTCCTGCGTCCTTTTTTGCCCGGAAGACCGCCGTCAACGGAGGACGCGCGTTTTTTGCGCTCGCAAAAagtgcagagaagcagaggaaagagagaaaaagaggacgcgagcagggagagaaaaaggaagcacAGATGAAGTCGACCTGACGAGACACACAAGACACAAAACCGCGACTGGCATCGGGCGCCGCGCATCTCGCAGAGAGTGAGCGCGCCACAgccaaggagaaaaaagcgggGAAGTTAGGTGCGAAACGCGTATTTGCGAGTTTCGGAATTAGAAAAGGAATTTGTGAAACGtcaaaaaagagaacgagcTACTCGCCGAGACTGAGCCCGGGCAGCGTGAGACCTCCAGAGAAGGGCATGCAAGATTTTTTTTCCCCGTCCAACTTGTCTTCCGGTCCCCCGTGTTCTTTGTCCgtcacagaaaaaacaacagccaccggagaagagaaaacagagagaaaaggattaagagaaaagaacgagcGCGCGGCGTTTGCTGTTGCTTCTTCGGCTGCACAGATGTCGGGGAAGCGCTGAACGCCGTTTtcccgagagaaaaagagcgcGAAAAGCAGCGGACGCACCTTCGTGCGTCCTCAGCGAAGTTTGTGGGTTCCTTCTCCTTGTGCTCGGTTTCCGCttcgtgcttctctcttttctcgcatCATTTTCGCGGCGACTTCTCCCTGCCCTTGGCCGGCGAGAGACGGCGGCCCAGCCTGCGAAAAACggcgcggagacgcgcgagcgCGAGCTTCCCTGTCGATGC
This genomic interval from Toxoplasma gondii ME49 chromosome VIIb, whole genome shotgun sequence contains the following:
- a CDS encoding RNA 2'-phosphotransferase, Tpt1/KptA family protein (encoded by transcript TGME49_257290); translated protein: MQERSPVAARPREDRQEATKTQTENGGIPSSPSSSSSSSVSSSSFRPPAGSFSFSSTSDRSAFSEDHRLRATDLSGAPQFSALQHSKVPSRPPEFSLGSVPSLSSHDVLAPPPPAPESRRRSVPVMLPLLPSSPLYHGCSSFSRDAPSQTAGHPRRPRWFLSSPSPHLLSLLQREASRCCAPDQPPSASSSSSASFSASFSSPPIASGGGQRGEVGVSKRGETAREGGDGAEDERGRPWNRSGRRDPAGLGCVCLGSPDDGRSKEAGFPRAEDETMTSSQNAFPADGKQTGGVAARLETSESSTAPAAFRGVQKTENNEEGEDRKARDQRTGQSPGQLEAGSEQQVPTVSREIPRSDSDSPSRGKASDVSVKRHIGDRAFPLAADGLLPLPPGVLPGTEGSSVSLAELTSPLPPALPPEEDASWAQVLCPVAAELLATPEFEAETRDDRQAARRLDEEPTGREPSDGLSLRERAQRLESREAGESADFPGDSRGEGILEVQRRDVESEGEPERGSETSEEDATSGEDEMWTEEEDDEARSDARAMAEQREARLQAQRERMAKSKAKKKDRGKREERWGAKQTFLNRDARSDFCASSSDDEHTSSDPASSSTQRALLLQSRNSRSVPPHHHSQCSSPSSSPQASSPRSSSLASGSLPRHLSGASASLEEARNGGASASAPLSQLSPSLLSPSLLSPSLLSPSQLSPSQLSPSLLSPPQEASHLTEVAGAEGRLRKSREVRGRKSQEEEAGEIQQRGLGHLYDRGGEERCGRRKEASTIGRERSLSAETNCMRMSQLEMPKSPIASCAYAGLPLPTVLPPADALAGLLGSPETRKRTDVSGRAHAASDLVLAPAQRARQSGPDLALRLSISSVASDGECVSFERRSYLLIKKLNFILRHGAPLFKLPMREDGYVRIRELLELDCMRSVSWEEIYLVVASNFKRRYEICYDPTEPEHVGETGDLCVLDELRNPVSQETMPPAVPATDDASDLSFSPTSHHDADRKAARREEATKNTNTTSSRTEDRLHSPASSFPSSFHSTSTSSSASFSSSADSSKARYESAAFPKDASLGEKSLFSSLRGRQAREGDASGGSGGSGFCDVPAFPSSAAPELANDRWLLRATQGHTIRQVASDLLLRSICDPGELPVCVHGTFLKNWMAIRSAGLSRMHRNHIHFAPGLPSECGVVSGMRRSSDVAIYVNVHLAMKEGVRFYVSNNNVILTEGLRGKLVPRYFKRAIHLRWNEVLFEDGCDFTPRFFDRLPPELLEEHRHAVCAKAVASNHVSGSSPSRKEKEESVRECGDRKGQET